A part of Pantoea vagans genomic DNA contains:
- a CDS encoding iron-containing alcohol dehydrogenase produces MNINSTVISGYQALNDMRYLLSGVTTAIVVTDRNIEAIPAVQALMGQLRDQIPRISVVNSVPPEPSQHDVAAITETLSQRQADMVIGIGGGSVLDVAKLLSVLCIDGAPSLDALLAGEKPQRRTRSMLIPTTAGTGSEATPNAILAIPEKETKVGIISPVMLPDVVALVPELTTSMPPHIASSTGIDALCHLIECFTANVANPVSDNYALIGMKKLFANLETTLREPENLQARLKMLWASYYGGASIAHAGTHLVHAMSYPLGGKYHLPHGVANAILLAPCMRFVRPAAVSKFAQAYDLLPDADVRLSDEEKSHALVDYFTALVARLQLPASLEALGIGPDHLPYLVEAALDVQRLMKNVPMAVTADDVRAVYLTLFPSCQA; encoded by the coding sequence ATGAACATTAACAGCACGGTGATTAGCGGTTATCAGGCGTTAAACGACATGCGCTATCTGCTGAGTGGCGTAACGACAGCGATAGTGGTGACTGACCGGAACATTGAAGCGATTCCGGCGGTTCAGGCGCTGATGGGGCAACTCCGGGATCAGATTCCGCGTATCAGTGTGGTCAACAGCGTGCCGCCCGAGCCGAGCCAGCATGATGTGGCCGCGATTACAGAAACGCTCTCACAGCGCCAGGCCGACATGGTGATTGGCATCGGCGGTGGCAGCGTGCTGGATGTGGCGAAGCTGCTCTCGGTGCTGTGCATCGACGGAGCACCGTCGCTGGACGCCCTGCTGGCAGGCGAGAAACCGCAGCGCCGCACCCGTTCAATGCTCATCCCGACCACTGCCGGCACCGGTTCAGAAGCGACCCCGAATGCGATTCTGGCGATCCCGGAGAAAGAGACCAAAGTCGGCATTATTTCACCGGTGATGCTGCCCGATGTGGTGGCGCTGGTGCCGGAACTCACCACCAGCATGCCGCCGCACATCGCCTCGTCTACCGGCATTGATGCCCTGTGTCACCTGATTGAGTGCTTCACCGCCAACGTGGCTAACCCGGTCAGCGACAACTATGCGCTGATTGGGATGAAGAAGCTGTTCGCGAATCTCGAAACCACGCTGCGCGAGCCGGAGAATCTGCAGGCACGGCTGAAGATGCTCTGGGCCTCTTATTATGGCGGCGCATCGATTGCCCATGCCGGGACGCATCTGGTGCATGCGATGTCCTATCCGCTTGGCGGCAAATATCACCTGCCACACGGCGTTGCCAACGCCATTCTGCTGGCCCCCTGCATGCGCTTTGTCCGTCCGGCCGCGGTGAGCAAATTCGCTCAGGCCTATGACCTGCTGCCCGACGCCGACGTCCGTTTAAGCGATGAAGAGAAATCACACGCGCTGGTCGACTACTTCACCGCGCTGGTTGCGCGGCTGCAGTTGCCTGCCAGCCTGGAAGCACTGGGCATCGGCCCGGATCACCTGCCTTATTTAGTGGAAGCGGCACTCGACGTGCAGCGCCTGATGAAAAACGTGCCGATGGCGGTCACCGCCGACGATGTGCGCGCCGTCTATCTGACGCTGTTCCCTTCCTGCCAGGCGTAA
- a CDS encoding DeoR/GlpR family DNA-binding transcription regulator, producing MKGQSRLDQIMDYLKSHNLVTVEQLVSAISASPATIRRDLIKLDKEGVISRSHGGVTLNRFIPAQPTTLEKMQRNLAEKQAIAECAASFVRAGDAVVLDAGTTMLELARQLTHLPLRVITADLHIALFLSEFKQIEVTIIGGRIDDSSQSCVGEHGRRLLRSINPDIAFVSCNSWSLERGITTPTEEKAGLKHDLLANAARRVLLADSSKYGSWSLFCASPVDDLTDVVTDSRLDEDVCRTLRERGITLALTSA from the coding sequence ATGAAGGGACAGAGCCGTCTTGACCAGATTATGGATTACCTGAAAAGCCATAATCTGGTGACTGTTGAGCAACTGGTCAGTGCGATTTCCGCCTCACCCGCCACGATTCGACGTGATTTAATTAAGCTGGATAAAGAGGGCGTGATCAGCCGCAGTCATGGCGGCGTTACCCTGAATCGTTTTATTCCTGCGCAGCCGACCACGCTGGAGAAAATGCAGCGGAACCTGGCCGAGAAGCAGGCGATCGCCGAGTGCGCCGCCAGCTTTGTCCGGGCGGGCGATGCGGTGGTGCTGGATGCAGGAACCACCATGCTGGAGCTGGCGCGACAGCTCACGCATCTGCCGCTGCGTGTCATTACTGCCGACCTGCACATTGCGCTGTTTCTGTCTGAGTTCAAGCAGATCGAAGTGACGATAATTGGCGGCCGGATCGACGACTCCAGTCAGTCCTGTGTGGGTGAACATGGACGGCGGTTGCTGCGCAGCATCAATCCCGATATCGCGTTTGTCAGCTGTAACTCCTGGAGCCTTGAGCGCGGCATTACCACGCCGACTGAAGAGAAAGCGGGGCTGAAACATGACCTGCTGGCTAATGCGGCGCGCCGGGTTCTGCTGGCGGACAGCAGTAAATATGGCTCCTGGTCGCTGTTCTGCGCGTCACCGGTGGATGATCTGACCGATGTAGTGACCGACAGCCGGTTAGACGAGGATGTCTGCCGCACGCTGCGCGAGCGCGGTATTACGCTGGCGCTGACCTCTGCCTGA
- a CDS encoding sialidase family protein → MTQETVTAERTGLVAPHPQDSAQQIAMLPSSCPQNHAANLLPLPDGDLLCVWFGGTQEGIADISVWCSRLTKGSDRWSDAQKLSDDPGRSEQNPVLFLDPDQILWLLWTAQKSGNQDTAIVRYRQSHDFGKSWGEIKTLLDKPGTFIRQPIVVLPNGNWLLPVFYCLTQPGEKWVGSYDVSAVKISEDKGQSWRDVSVPDSTGCVHMNVTLLDDGSLLALYRSRWADHIYQSRSFDQGESWSAPEPLSLPNNNSSIQVTTLRNGHLALVFNAMSAEGASERRLSLYDEIEDDEEDSDVAVAAEPVVHSGRTAFWGAPRAPMTLAISTDGGKSWPLQRNLDEGDGYCMTNNSQQKLNREFSYPSIKQGVNGELHIAYTWYRQAIKYVRVGESWVQGGDA, encoded by the coding sequence ATGACTCAGGAAACCGTCACCGCAGAACGCACCGGCCTGGTTGCGCCGCACCCGCAGGATAGCGCCCAGCAGATTGCGATGCTGCCCTCCTCCTGCCCGCAAAACCATGCGGCTAACCTGCTGCCGCTGCCCGATGGCGATCTGCTTTGCGTCTGGTTTGGTGGCACGCAGGAAGGGATTGCCGATATCTCAGTCTGGTGTTCCCGGCTGACAAAAGGCAGCGATCGCTGGAGTGACGCGCAGAAGCTTTCTGACGATCCGGGTCGCTCAGAACAGAATCCGGTGCTGTTTCTCGATCCCGATCAGATACTGTGGCTGCTGTGGACGGCGCAGAAATCGGGCAATCAGGACACCGCGATTGTGCGCTATCGTCAGTCTCACGATTTCGGCAAGAGCTGGGGCGAGATCAAAACCCTGCTGGATAAGCCCGGCACCTTTATTCGTCAGCCGATTGTCGTGCTGCCTAACGGCAACTGGTTACTGCCGGTGTTTTACTGCCTGACGCAGCCCGGCGAAAAGTGGGTCGGCAGCTATGACGTCAGCGCGGTAAAAATCTCAGAAGATAAAGGCCAGAGCTGGCGCGACGTCAGCGTGCCTGACAGCACCGGCTGCGTTCACATGAACGTCACCCTGCTGGATGATGGCTCGCTGCTGGCGCTTTACCGCAGTCGCTGGGCCGACCACATTTACCAGAGTCGCTCGTTTGATCAGGGCGAAAGCTGGAGCGCGCCCGAACCGCTGTCGCTGCCCAACAATAACTCCTCCATTCAGGTCACGACGCTGCGCAACGGTCATCTGGCGCTGGTGTTCAATGCGATGAGCGCCGAAGGGGCCAGCGAGCGCCGGTTGTCGCTGTATGACGAAATTGAAGATGATGAAGAGGACAGTGACGTTGCGGTTGCCGCCGAACCGGTGGTGCACAGCGGGCGCACCGCCTTCTGGGGCGCGCCACGAGCGCCAATGACGCTGGCGATCTCAACGGATGGCGGCAAAAGCTGGCCGCTGCAGCGCAATCTGGACGAAGGCGACGGCTACTGCATGACCAATAACTCTCAGCAGAAGTTAAACCGGGAGTTCTCTTATCCCAGCATCAAGCAGGGTGTGAACGGCGAACTGCATATCGCCTACACCTGGTATCGCCAGGCGATCAAGTATGTGCGGGTCGGGGAGTCCTGGGTGCAGGGAGGTGACGCGTGA
- a CDS encoding dihydrodipicolinate synthase family protein, translated as MNKKINGVLTAIVTTFDREGAFDPVRQREQVRRQINAGNGIFCGGTNGEFFVLNEQEKIAVTTTCVDEVNGRAPVVAHIGEISTRETIRLGKQIARLGVDAVSAITPWFVPLKQQELIDHYQHVADALTVPLFLYNIPARTGNTLQPETVRTLAAHPNIIGIKDSAGSYESLSGFLQATADCEGFDVLNGPDSLIHQGFVDGCSASISGLANVAPEAINAIWARFSAGDIAGSHQAQENVTGLRTALYSIGFSPAAVKKAVSLQGFEVGESRYAVQFSADEQQQIRQIVNHYLQ; from the coding sequence ATGAACAAGAAAATCAACGGCGTACTGACCGCCATCGTCACCACCTTCGATCGTGAAGGTGCCTTTGATCCGGTGAGACAGCGTGAGCAGGTCAGACGCCAGATCAACGCCGGAAACGGCATCTTCTGTGGCGGCACCAACGGTGAATTCTTTGTGCTGAATGAGCAGGAGAAGATTGCCGTCACCACCACCTGCGTCGATGAAGTCAACGGTCGGGCACCTGTTGTGGCACACATCGGCGAGATTTCGACCCGTGAAACGATCCGGCTCGGCAAACAGATTGCCCGCCTGGGTGTGGATGCCGTCTCGGCGATCACCCCATGGTTTGTGCCGCTGAAACAGCAGGAGCTGATCGACCACTATCAGCACGTAGCGGACGCGCTGACGGTGCCGCTGTTCCTCTACAACATTCCGGCGCGTACCGGCAATACCCTGCAGCCAGAGACCGTTCGTACGCTGGCCGCGCACCCGAACATCATCGGCATTAAAGACTCCGCAGGCAGCTATGAAAGTCTGAGCGGATTTCTGCAGGCCACCGCCGACTGTGAGGGCTTTGATGTGCTGAACGGCCCTGACTCGCTGATTCATCAGGGATTCGTTGATGGCTGCTCCGCTTCTATTTCCGGGCTGGCAAACGTGGCACCGGAGGCGATTAACGCCATCTGGGCGCGCTTCAGTGCCGGTGACATTGCCGGTTCGCATCAGGCACAGGAGAACGTCACCGGCCTGCGCACCGCGCTGTACAGCATCGGTTTCTCACCGGCCGCCGTGAAAAAAGCGGTCAGCCTGCAGGGCTTTGAGGTGGGTGAAAGCCGCTATGCGGTGCAGTTCAGCGCCGACGAACAGCAGCAGATCCGTCAAATCGTGAACCACTACCTGCAATAA
- a CDS encoding SDR family NAD(P)-dependent oxidoreductase: protein MALVTGASSGIGQAIVDRLLNEGWQVTGLSRSAINRADTGWQSHQIDISDSAALQALLDKLPVPQAVIHAAGMMQAAPLGELDLNASTRLWQLHVAAAEQLANHFAPRMSAGGRIVLLGSRTSGGASGRSQYVATKSAMIGMVRSWAAELAPRGITANIVAPGATETPMLQQPGRASSPPRLPPIGRYIQPQEVAGLVGFLLSPAAAAITGQQLVMCGGASLS from the coding sequence ATGGCGCTGGTGACCGGCGCCAGCTCCGGCATCGGCCAGGCGATTGTGGACCGCCTGCTGAATGAAGGCTGGCAGGTGACTGGCCTGAGCCGATCGGCTATAAACCGGGCAGACACGGGCTGGCAGAGCCATCAGATCGATATCAGCGACAGTGCGGCATTGCAGGCTTTACTGGACAAACTGCCGGTGCCGCAGGCGGTGATCCATGCAGCGGGAATGATGCAGGCCGCGCCGCTCGGGGAGCTGGATCTGAACGCCAGCACACGCCTGTGGCAACTGCATGTTGCCGCCGCAGAACAGCTGGCGAATCATTTTGCGCCCCGGATGAGCGCGGGCGGCAGAATCGTGCTGCTGGGTAGTCGCACGTCAGGCGGTGCGTCGGGCCGCAGTCAGTATGTGGCCACCAAATCGGCGATGATCGGCATGGTGCGCAGCTGGGCGGCAGAGCTGGCACCGCGCGGCATTACAGCCAATATCGTGGCGCCAGGTGCCACCGAAACGCCGATGCTGCAACAGCCGGGCCGGGCCAGTTCCCCGCCGCGCTTGCCACCGATAGGCCGCTATATTCAGCCGCAGGAAGTCGCCGGACTGGTCGGGTTCCTGCTTTCGCCTGCAGCCGCGGCAATCACCGGTCAGCAGCTGGTGATGTGCGGCGGTGCGTCGCTGAGTTAA
- a CDS encoding sodium:solute symporter family protein, giving the protein MKAFSTESTLLIVGMVVAYILFTTWLTWRLRSKTSGDFMEGSRAMPAFIVGIMLMSEYIGAKSTIGTAQAAFEDGFAASWSVIGAAIGFPLFGLILVKRIYNTGKITISGAIAEKYGSSTKNIISLIMIYALLLVNVGNYISGAAAISTVLKIDLTQAAFITAVVSTFYFAFGGMKGVAWVTLLHSAIKYIGILIILYVALKMTGGVAPMIEKMPAFYWTWDGHVGASTIVAWLIGTVGSIFCTQFVIQAISSTKDVKSAKRATWVAFIFCLPIGLAMALIGVAAKFAHPDIKSLYALPVFLQDMSPWLAGIVTTSLVASIFVSVGTVALAIASLVVKDFYVPYRNPTPEREFKVTRWISIGIGFFPLLFVLFFPEVLKLSFFTRAIRLSITVVAIMAFYLPWFKSTRGANAGLIGACVVTSVWFLMGNPFGIDNMYVALITPAIIMVIDRCIPSRQSQPQPQHNAQNSGA; this is encoded by the coding sequence ATGAAAGCATTTTCAACTGAGAGCACCTTACTGATCGTCGGCATGGTGGTCGCCTATATCCTGTTCACCACCTGGCTGACCTGGCGGCTGCGCAGTAAAACCAGCGGCGACTTCATGGAAGGCTCGCGCGCCATGCCCGCCTTTATCGTCGGCATTATGCTGATGTCGGAATATATCGGGGCAAAATCGACCATCGGTACCGCGCAGGCAGCCTTTGAGGATGGCTTCGCCGCCTCCTGGTCGGTGATTGGCGCGGCGATTGGGTTCCCGCTGTTTGGTCTGATTCTGGTCAAACGCATCTACAACACCGGAAAAATCACGATCTCCGGTGCCATCGCCGAGAAATATGGCAGCTCGACCAAGAACATTATCTCGCTGATTATGATCTATGCGCTGCTGCTGGTGAACGTCGGGAACTACATCAGCGGTGCGGCGGCGATCTCCACCGTGCTGAAGATCGACCTGACGCAGGCGGCCTTTATCACCGCGGTGGTCAGTACCTTCTACTTTGCGTTTGGCGGCATGAAAGGCGTCGCCTGGGTTACGCTGCTGCACAGCGCCATCAAGTACATCGGGATTCTGATTATTCTCTATGTGGCGCTGAAAATGACCGGCGGCGTGGCCCCGATGATCGAGAAAATGCCGGCGTTCTATTGGACGTGGGATGGTCACGTCGGTGCCAGTACCATTGTCGCCTGGCTGATCGGGACTGTGGGATCGATCTTCTGTACGCAGTTTGTGATCCAGGCGATCTCCTCCACCAAAGATGTGAAGTCAGCGAAGCGTGCCACCTGGGTCGCCTTCATCTTCTGCCTGCCGATCGGTCTGGCAATGGCGCTGATTGGCGTGGCGGCGAAGTTTGCGCATCCCGATATCAAGAGCCTCTATGCGCTGCCAGTGTTTCTGCAGGATATGTCACCGTGGCTGGCAGGCATTGTCACCACCTCGCTGGTGGCCTCGATTTTCGTCAGCGTCGGCACCGTTGCGCTGGCCATCGCCTCGCTGGTCGTCAAAGATTTTTACGTGCCCTATCGTAACCCGACGCCGGAGCGCGAATTTAAAGTGACGCGCTGGATCTCGATTGGCATCGGCTTCTTCCCGCTGCTGTTTGTCCTGTTCTTCCCGGAAGTGCTGAAGCTCTCGTTCTTTACCCGCGCGATTCGCCTGTCGATCACCGTGGTGGCGATCATGGCATTCTATCTGCCATGGTTTAAGAGCACGCGCGGTGCCAACGCCGGTCTGATTGGTGCCTGCGTGGTGACGTCCGTCTGGTTCCTGATGGGTAACCCGTTCGGTATCGACAATATGTATGTGGCGCTGATTACGCCGGCCATCATTATGGTGATTGACCGCTGTATCCCGTCACGCCAGTCTCAGCCTCAACCGCAACACAATGCACAAAATAGTGGAGCCTAA
- the yacL gene encoding protein YacL, which produces MEYEFLRDVTGQIKVRMSMDHEAVGHWFNEEVKNDPGLLDEVEAAIEDVKGSVRQWQRIGSEYTILLDEEEVMIRANLLALEDDGMEEGMNYYDEESLSFCGIEDFQLVIAAYRQFVNQYGKPVR; this is translated from the coding sequence ATGGAATATGAATTTTTACGCGATGTGACCGGACAGATTAAGGTTCGTATGTCGATGGATCATGAAGCGGTCGGCCACTGGTTCAACGAAGAGGTGAAAAACGATCCGGGATTGCTGGATGAAGTGGAAGCCGCAATCGAAGACGTCAAAGGCAGCGTGCGTCAGTGGCAGCGCATCGGCAGCGAGTACACCATCCTGCTGGATGAGGAAGAGGTAATGATTCGCGCCAATCTGCTGGCACTGGAAGATGACGGAATGGAAGAGGGGATGAACTACTACGACGAAGAGAGCCTCTCCTTCTGCGGCATTGAAGATTTTCAGCTGGTGATCGCCGCCTATCGCCAGTTTGTGAACCAGTACGGTAAACCCGTACGGTAA
- a CDS encoding D-threonate 4-phosphate dehydrogenase codes for MSKIIAITMGDPAGISPEIIIKALSEGELNGIPAVVIGCASTLRRIMAMNITPQAELRVLDRVQDARFAPGIINVIDEPLADPDALKPGVVQKEAGDLAWRCVKRATELALAGEVHAIATAPLNKEAMHAAGHLYPGHTELLAHLTDTKDYAMVLYTDKLKVIHVTTHIALRKFLDTLNQTRIKTVIGMADTFLRRVGYSAPRIAVAGVNPHAGENGLFGDEEITTVAPAIEAMKAQGIDVSGPCPPDTVFLQCQDGRYDMVVAMYHDQGHIPLKLLGFYDGVNITAGLPFIRTSADHGTAFDIAWTGKAKSDSMAISIKLAMQLA; via the coding sequence GTGAGTAAAATTATTGCGATCACCATGGGCGATCCGGCGGGCATCAGCCCGGAAATCATCATCAAAGCGCTCTCTGAAGGTGAGCTGAACGGCATCCCTGCCGTGGTGATTGGCTGTGCCAGTACGCTGCGCCGCATTATGGCGATGAACATCACACCCCAGGCCGAGCTGCGGGTGCTGGATCGGGTACAGGATGCACGGTTTGCGCCCGGCATTATCAATGTGATCGATGAGCCGCTGGCCGATCCCGACGCGCTGAAACCTGGCGTGGTACAGAAAGAGGCCGGGGATCTGGCGTGGCGCTGCGTGAAGCGTGCCACTGAGCTGGCACTGGCCGGTGAGGTGCATGCCATAGCCACCGCGCCGCTGAATAAAGAGGCGATGCATGCGGCGGGCCATCTCTATCCGGGTCATACCGAACTGCTGGCGCACCTGACTGACACCAAAGATTACGCCATGGTGCTCTACACCGATAAGCTGAAAGTGATTCATGTCACGACGCACATTGCACTGCGTAAGTTCCTCGACACGCTCAATCAGACACGCATCAAAACCGTGATTGGTATGGCGGACACCTTCCTGCGTCGTGTGGGTTACAGCGCCCCGCGTATCGCCGTGGCGGGCGTCAATCCGCATGCCGGTGAAAACGGGCTGTTTGGCGATGAGGAGATCACCACCGTTGCCCCGGCGATTGAGGCGATGAAAGCGCAGGGGATTGATGTCTCCGGGCCTTGCCCGCCGGACACGGTGTTCCTGCAGTGCCAGGATGGACGCTATGACATGGTGGTGGCGATGTACCACGATCAGGGGCACATCCCGCTTAAACTGCTGGGCTTCTATGATGGCGTGAACATTACCGCAGGTCTGCCGTTTATCCGCACCTCTGCTGACCACGGCACGGCATTTGATATCGCCTGGACAGGTAAAGCGAAGTCTGACAGCATGGCGATCTCGATTAAACTCGCGATGCAGCTCGCATAG
- the dtnK gene encoding D-threonate kinase has product MGSSVWKTPVLVIADDFTGANDAGSGLAQAGARVHVLFGTTAPQPDEAADVLVISTDSRAVSATQAAERVTQVVQHYAAQLQQGWLFKKIDSTLRGNVGAETVAALRASSKKMALVAPAVPRLGRTTRDGNVWVNQRLLNDTEFASDPKTPILSACILDQMQIEGSEIDLATLRSDRLDAVLAAAQGVVVVDAETEADLARLITAAARLAEKPLLVGAAGLSDALGAALSVRPSRPVLAVVGSMSRQAEQQIATLLNQHAVEIVDVDIRQLFQQPAWRGRERWIEQAAAALRAGRHTVIRTCQHASQRHAIEDLCQQHRVTRQQLGEAICQLLGEMTLSLCQAQLPHALYLSGGDVAIAVAQALGASGFKIQGLVAGCVPHGVLLNSEFTLPVMTKAGGFGDENTLVAAIGFIEEKSSE; this is encoded by the coding sequence ATGGGCTCATCAGTATGGAAAACCCCGGTGCTGGTCATCGCCGATGACTTTACCGGTGCCAACGATGCCGGTAGCGGACTGGCACAGGCCGGTGCCCGTGTACATGTGCTGTTCGGCACCACCGCGCCGCAGCCCGACGAGGCGGCGGATGTGCTGGTAATCAGCACCGACAGCCGTGCTGTCAGTGCTACTCAGGCTGCAGAGCGCGTCACGCAGGTGGTACAGCATTACGCGGCACAGCTTCAGCAGGGCTGGCTGTTTAAAAAGATCGACTCCACGCTGCGCGGCAACGTCGGTGCTGAAACGGTGGCGGCACTGCGCGCCAGCAGCAAAAAAATGGCGCTGGTGGCACCAGCCGTACCGCGACTGGGCCGCACCACACGTGACGGTAACGTGTGGGTTAATCAGCGTTTACTGAACGACACCGAATTTGCCAGCGATCCCAAAACCCCGATCCTCAGCGCCTGCATTCTCGATCAGATGCAGATCGAGGGCTCAGAGATCGATCTCGCCACGCTGCGCAGCGATCGGCTGGATGCCGTGCTGGCGGCTGCGCAGGGCGTGGTGGTGGTAGATGCCGAAACGGAGGCCGACCTGGCGCGACTCATTACCGCTGCGGCGCGGCTGGCAGAGAAGCCTCTGCTGGTCGGGGCCGCCGGATTAAGCGATGCGCTGGGCGCTGCGCTCTCTGTTCGCCCGTCGCGGCCCGTGCTGGCGGTGGTGGGATCGATGAGTCGTCAGGCAGAGCAGCAGATCGCCACGCTGCTTAACCAGCACGCGGTTGAGATCGTGGATGTTGATATTCGTCAGCTGTTTCAGCAGCCCGCCTGGCGTGGCCGGGAGCGCTGGATTGAACAGGCAGCTGCCGCACTGCGCGCCGGTCGCCATACGGTGATCCGCACCTGCCAGCATGCATCGCAGCGACACGCGATCGAGGATCTCTGCCAGCAGCACCGCGTGACGCGCCAGCAGCTGGGCGAGGCGATCTGTCAGCTGCTGGGCGAAATGACGCTGAGTCTGTGCCAGGCACAGCTGCCGCATGCGCTCTATCTGTCGGGCGGCGACGTGGCGATAGCCGTTGCTCAGGCGCTGGGGGCCAGCGGCTTTAAAATTCAGGGTCTGGTGGCGGGCTGTGTGCCGCACGGGGTTCTGCTTAACAGTGAATTTACTCTGCCGGTGATGACCAAAGCGGGTGGCTTTGGTGATGAAAATACCCTGGTAGCAGCCATTGGTTTTATTGAGGAGAAGTCGAGTGAGTAA